A single genomic interval of Streptomyces sp. BA2 harbors:
- a CDS encoding sensor histidine kinase: MPMRLPTLIALAPGLARRLLPRRVRVRLTLLYGVLFVASGVVLLAITNLLVARSPANLVLVKNRGGEPVLAPGADGRLYLGYPEANSSVQLNDITQQLRDQAIRQHEIEMDHLQVQSGIALAIMAVIAIGLGWLVAGRVLRPLRTMTGTIQRISARNMHERLAVVGPADELKDLADTVDGLLGRLETALDSHKRFVANAAHELRTPLTLEHALLEESLIDRDATRESFRSNFERLLEISKQQARLLESLLTLSSSERGLDHREPLDLAVIAEEVVDASRAETGRRGLRVETMIGPAEASGDSALVQRLVANLVDNATGYNTPGGHVEVTTRTDAGRAVVAVANSGPEVPPEQVERLFEPFQRLGRTAGDGHHGLGLSIVRAIATAHDAGISAHARPGGGLVVEVSFPPRTGRAQPALEIEQLDDAPGIR; the protein is encoded by the coding sequence ATGCCCATGCGCCTGCCCACGCTCATCGCCCTGGCACCGGGACTCGCCCGCCGACTGCTGCCACGGCGCGTCCGTGTCCGCCTGACACTCCTGTACGGAGTGCTGTTCGTCGCCTCGGGCGTGGTCCTGCTCGCCATCACCAATCTGCTCGTCGCCCGCTCCCCTGCGAACCTCGTCCTCGTCAAGAACCGGGGCGGCGAACCCGTGCTCGCGCCGGGCGCCGACGGTCGCCTCTACCTCGGCTATCCCGAGGCCAACTCCTCCGTCCAGCTCAACGACATCACCCAGCAGCTGCGCGACCAGGCGATCCGCCAGCACGAGATCGAGATGGACCACTTGCAGGTCCAGTCGGGCATCGCCCTCGCGATCATGGCCGTGATCGCGATCGGGCTCGGGTGGCTGGTCGCCGGGCGCGTCCTGCGCCCGCTGCGCACGATGACGGGCACCATCCAGCGCATCTCGGCCCGCAACATGCACGAGCGTCTCGCCGTCGTCGGCCCGGCCGACGAGCTGAAGGACCTGGCCGACACCGTCGACGGACTCCTGGGCCGCCTGGAGACGGCCCTCGACTCCCACAAACGCTTCGTCGCCAACGCCGCGCACGAGCTGCGGACGCCGCTCACCCTGGAGCACGCGCTCCTGGAGGAGTCCCTCATCGACCGCGACGCCACCCGCGAATCGTTCCGGTCGAACTTCGAACGGCTCCTGGAGATCAGCAAGCAGCAGGCCCGCCTCCTGGAGTCGCTGCTCACCCTGTCCAGCAGCGAGCGCGGCCTCGACCACCGCGAGCCGCTCGACCTCGCGGTCATCGCCGAGGAGGTCGTGGACGCCTCGCGCGCGGAGACCGGGCGGCGGGGGCTGCGCGTCGAGACCATGATCGGGCCCGCCGAAGCGTCGGGCGACTCGGCGCTCGTCCAACGCCTGGTGGCCAACCTCGTCGACAACGCGACCGGCTACAACACCCCAGGCGGGCACGTGGAGGTCACCACCCGCACCGACGCCGGGCGGGCCGTGGTCGCCGTGGCCAACTCCGGCCCCGAGGTGCCGCCGGAGCAGGTGGAGCGGCTCTTCGAACCCTTCCAGCGGCTCGGCCGCACCGCGGGCGACGGACATCACGGGCTCGGCCTCTCCATCGTCCGCGCCATCGCCACCGCCCACGACGCCGGGATCAGCGCTCATGCCCGCCCCGGAGGAGGACTCGTGGTGGAGGTCTCCTTCCCGCCCCGGACGGGCCGTGCCCAACCCGCCCTGGAAATTGAGCAGTTGGACGATGCGCCGGGCATCCGTTGA
- a CDS encoding phosphodiester glycosidase family protein has product MGAAPAGGVEADGKTAASRIAPGVQYRHFDIPASHGMARAHLLDVDLSDPRTGVDLLYPGAVGARSVVSALADGAGAVGGINGDFFNISETQHPGVEPTGAPVGPAVARGRALKAAVPNGQRFGPAMPPGVTTQAVLGVGFDRRARMDNLRLDGEVRTPQTRLPLGGLNQYALPVGSVGAFTSDWGSTSRVRSTCGTDTNRGAPCSTDTHEVAVRGGRVVDSAGTPGSGPVARGTTVLVGREAGAQELRKLAIGDRVLVRHRLVAAESRVAFRFALGGFPVLRDGAPLPGLDSVTSAVRTAAGISDDGRRLLLLSLDGSPEFRTGLTIAEVADTLRGLGARDGFSLDGGGSSTLASSTTLVARAPGAESVTVRNNPSGGVERAVPNGIGVFSGG; this is encoded by the coding sequence ATGGGAGCGGCACCGGCCGGCGGCGTGGAGGCGGACGGGAAGACGGCCGCGTCGCGGATCGCACCGGGCGTGCAGTACCGGCACTTCGACATCCCGGCCTCTCACGGCATGGCCCGCGCGCATCTGCTCGACGTCGACCTGAGTGATCCGCGCACGGGCGTCGACCTGCTCTATCCGGGTGCGGTGGGCGCCCGCTCCGTCGTCTCCGCGCTCGCGGACGGTGCGGGGGCGGTCGGCGGGATCAACGGCGACTTCTTCAACATCTCCGAGACCCAGCATCCGGGCGTCGAGCCCACCGGCGCGCCCGTCGGCCCCGCGGTCGCACGCGGCCGGGCCCTCAAGGCGGCGGTGCCGAACGGTCAGCGCTTCGGGCCCGCGATGCCTCCGGGCGTGACGACCCAAGCCGTGCTCGGCGTGGGCTTCGACCGCCGGGCCCGCATGGACAACCTCCGCCTCGACGGTGAAGTACGGACCCCGCAGACACGGTTGCCGCTCGGCGGGCTCAATCAGTACGCCCTCCCGGTGGGTTCCGTCGGCGCGTTCACCAGCGACTGGGGCAGCACATCGCGGGTGCGCTCCACCTGCGGCACCGACACCAACCGCGGCGCTCCCTGCAGCACGGACACCCACGAGGTGGCGGTGCGCGGCGGCCGTGTCGTGGACTCCGCCGGCACACCCGGCAGCGGTCCGGTCGCCCGCGGCACGACGGTCCTCGTGGGACGCGAGGCGGGCGCTCAGGAGTTGCGCAAGCTCGCGATCGGTGACCGGGTGCTGGTCAGGCACCGCCTGGTGGCGGCCGAGTCGCGCGTCGCGTTCCGCTTCGCGCTCGGCGGCTTCCCCGTCCTGCGCGACGGCGCCCCGCTGCCGGGCCTCGACTCCGTCACATCGGCCGTGCGGACGGCCGCGGGCATCTCCGACGACGGCCGACGCCTCCTGCTGCTCTCCCTGGACGGCTCCCCCGAGTTCCGTACGGGGCTGACCATCGCCGAAGTCGCGGACACCCTGCGGGGGTTGGGCGCGCGGGACGGCTTCAGCCTGGACGGCGGCGGCTCCTCCACCCTGGCCTCGTCCACCACCCTGGTCGCGAGGGCCCCGGGCGCGGAATCAGTCACCGTACGCAACAACCCGAGCGGCGGCGTGGAACGCGCGGTACCGAACGGGATCGGCGTGTTCTCCGGGGGCTGA
- a CDS encoding ABC transporter ATP-binding protein, with translation MKPHKLAFVFLLLTTVVDSLIIVSTPLLLKTIIDDGILKDDSGVIVTVALVVAGLALVDAVAQLVQSYFSGRIGQGVSHDLRVEAFKHVQRQPMAFFTRTQTGLLASRLNGDVMLAQQALTTMLVSVTSVLTVLLVLAEMFYLSWLISLVAIAMLPLFIAPGIYVGRRLQHYSRAQMQANGELGGIINERFNVGGAMLAKLFGRPREEAAAFEARAGEVRQVGVIWTVYSRLSFIFMALIASLATALVYGVGGRLVLDDVFRIGTLVALAALLGRLYGPITQLSALQSNALTAMVSFDRIFEVLDLKPLIEEKPDPVALTAPGNGPAPEIEFDQVSFRYPRASDVSLASLESNALSAVERAKETAEVLHGMTFRVPAGKLTALVGPSGGGKTTTTHLVSRLYDPTSGSVRIDGHDLRDVSLDSLRDVVGVVSQDAHFYHDTIRVNLSYARPDATQRDLLRACDAAQIGDLIRSLPSGLDTVVGDRGYRLSGGEKQRLALARLLLKAPSVVVLDEATAHLDSESEAAIQQALTTALRDRTSLVIAHRLSTIREADQILVIDEGEVRESGTHDELLAAGGLYAELYHTQFNRPSTNGAGPDAHKERVLHGPVLGGGPVLGGSGPVLGGSGPPPAVGGEHILRLGADPDER, from the coding sequence ATGAAGCCGCACAAGCTCGCGTTCGTCTTTCTGCTGCTCACCACCGTGGTGGATTCCCTCATCATCGTGTCGACGCCCCTGCTGCTCAAGACGATCATCGATGACGGAATTCTCAAGGACGACTCGGGTGTCATCGTGACCGTCGCGCTCGTCGTGGCGGGACTCGCCCTCGTCGACGCGGTGGCACAGCTCGTGCAGAGCTATTTCTCCGGGCGCATCGGACAGGGCGTGAGCCACGATCTGCGGGTCGAGGCCTTCAAGCACGTGCAGCGGCAGCCGATGGCGTTCTTCACCCGGACCCAGACGGGGCTGCTCGCAAGCCGCCTCAACGGCGACGTCATGCTCGCCCAGCAGGCCCTCACCACCATGCTGGTCTCCGTGACCAGCGTGCTGACCGTGCTCCTGGTCCTCGCCGAGATGTTCTATCTGTCCTGGCTCATCAGCCTGGTCGCCATCGCCATGCTGCCCCTGTTCATCGCCCCCGGCATCTATGTGGGGCGGCGCCTGCAGCACTACTCCAGGGCGCAGATGCAGGCCAACGGCGAGCTGGGCGGCATCATCAACGAGCGCTTCAACGTGGGCGGTGCGATGCTCGCCAAGCTCTTCGGGCGCCCGCGCGAGGAGGCGGCGGCGTTCGAGGCCCGAGCGGGCGAGGTGCGCCAGGTCGGCGTCATCTGGACGGTGTACAGCAGGCTCTCCTTCATCTTCATGGCGCTCATCGCGTCACTGGCGACCGCCCTCGTCTACGGCGTCGGCGGCCGTCTGGTGCTCGACGACGTGTTCCGCATCGGCACGCTGGTGGCCCTTGCCGCGCTGCTCGGCCGGCTCTACGGGCCCATCACACAGCTGTCCGCCCTGCAGTCCAACGCGCTGACCGCGATGGTCAGCTTCGACCGGATCTTCGAGGTCCTCGACCTCAAGCCCCTCATCGAGGAGAAGCCGGACCCCGTCGCCCTCACCGCCCCGGGCAACGGCCCCGCGCCGGAGATCGAGTTCGACCAGGTGTCCTTCCGGTACCCGCGCGCCAGCGACGTGTCCCTGGCCTCGCTGGAGTCCAACGCGCTGTCGGCGGTCGAGCGGGCCAAGGAGACGGCGGAAGTGCTCCACGGGATGACGTTCCGGGTGCCCGCGGGCAAACTCACGGCCCTCGTCGGCCCGTCGGGCGGCGGCAAGACCACCACCACCCATCTGGTGTCCCGCCTCTACGACCCGACGTCGGGAAGCGTCCGCATCGACGGCCACGACCTGCGCGACGTCAGCCTCGACTCGCTGCGTGACGTCGTCGGCGTGGTCAGCCAGGACGCGCACTTCTACCACGACACGATCCGCGTGAACCTCTCCTACGCACGCCCCGATGCCACGCAGCGCGATCTGCTCCGAGCCTGCGACGCGGCCCAGATCGGGGACCTGATCCGCTCACTGCCCAGCGGCCTCGACACCGTGGTCGGCGACCGCGGCTACCGGCTCTCCGGCGGCGAGAAGCAACGCCTCGCCCTCGCAAGGCTGCTCCTGAAGGCACCCTCGGTCGTCGTGCTCGACGAGGCCACCGCACACCTGGACTCCGAGTCCGAGGCGGCCATCCAGCAGGCGCTGACCACCGCGTTACGGGACCGGACATCCCTGGTGATCGCCCACCGGCTCTCCACCATCCGCGAGGCGGACCAGATCCTCGTCATCGATGAGGGCGAGGTCCGCGAGAGCGGCACGCACGACGAACTCCTCGCGGCAGGAGGGCTCTACGCCGAGCTCTACCACACGCAGTTCAACCGCCCCAGCACCAACGGAGCGGGTCCGGACGCCCACAAGGAGCGGGTGCTGCACGGCCCGGTCCTCGGCGGCGGCCCCGTCCTGGGCGGCAGCGGACCGGTGCTCGGCGGCAGCGGACCCCCGCCGGCGGTCGGCGGCGAGCACATCCTGCGCCTCGGTGCCGATCCGGACGAGCGCTGA
- a CDS encoding ATP-binding protein, with protein MRAHKRAHRHVARVEYVLPQEAASAGRARKLTSAFLTRPRRHLTEVDSERVDDATLIVSELVANATQHGQSPCRLRLEVSDDKVTVEVHDASPVGPRVLKPSTERDSGRGLAMVRHLSARLEVVGSGRRGKAVRAVLA; from the coding sequence ATGCGTGCGCACAAGCGCGCCCATCGGCACGTCGCCCGCGTTGAGTACGTACTGCCACAGGAAGCCGCATCGGCCGGCCGGGCGCGGAAGTTGACCTCCGCGTTCCTCACCCGGCCACGTCGGCATCTGACAGAAGTGGACTCGGAGCGGGTGGACGACGCCACGCTGATCGTGTCGGAACTCGTCGCCAATGCCACCCAGCACGGCCAGAGTCCCTGCCGTCTGCGCCTTGAGGTGTCCGACGACAAGGTGACGGTCGAGGTCCACGACGCGAGTCCCGTCGGCCCGCGCGTGCTCAAGCCGAGCACCGAGCGGGACAGCGGACGGGGCCTGGCGATGGTGCGTCACCTCTCCGCGCGCCTGGAGGTCGTCGGCAGCGGGCGACGCGGCAAGGCCGTTCGGGCGGTGCTCGCCTGA
- a CDS encoding ParB/RepB/Spo0J family partition protein encodes MAIPGHAQIDQLMVVEVEISSLSTADSPRISGTDQEHVQALAVVQSPLPPITVHRSTMRVIDGLHRLRAAELRGQRKIAVKYFEGDAADAFVLAVESNVTHGLPLTTADRKRAAGRIIASHPQWSDRMIASVSGIAPGTVAEIRRRAPAEQAGEASRIGHDGRVRPVNGTEGRRLASELIAENPQLSLRQVARVASISPETVRDVRNRMMRGEDPLPQRGKRGGGEGMASAPRSGGGPTAVPDRDAGQDRAAVLKRLNADPALRFSETGRTLLRLLNIHTISAEEWDEIIDKAPPHCGRIVAYLANECAEMWAEVAVRVQRKVAETA; translated from the coding sequence TTGGCAATACCTGGGCATGCGCAGATCGACCAACTCATGGTCGTCGAAGTGGAGATCAGTTCACTGTCGACGGCCGACTCACCGCGAATCTCCGGAACAGACCAGGAACACGTGCAGGCGCTCGCAGTGGTGCAGAGTCCGCTGCCGCCGATCACCGTGCACCGCTCGACCATGCGCGTCATCGACGGACTGCACCGTTTGCGGGCCGCCGAACTGCGGGGACAGCGCAAGATCGCGGTGAAGTACTTCGAAGGGGACGCGGCCGACGCCTTCGTGCTCGCCGTCGAGTCCAACGTCACGCACGGTCTGCCGCTGACCACGGCGGACAGGAAACGCGCCGCCGGGCGCATCATCGCCTCGCACCCGCAGTGGTCCGACCGGATGATCGCCTCCGTCAGCGGCATCGCCCCGGGAACCGTCGCGGAGATCCGCAGACGGGCCCCGGCCGAGCAGGCCGGCGAAGCGAGCAGGATCGGCCACGACGGCCGGGTGCGCCCCGTCAACGGGACCGAGGGACGCAGGTTGGCGAGCGAACTCATCGCCGAGAACCCGCAGTTGTCCCTACGTCAGGTCGCGCGCGTCGCTTCGATCTCCCCGGAGACGGTCCGCGACGTACGCAACCGGATGATGCGCGGCGAGGACCCGCTGCCGCAGCGCGGGAAACGGGGCGGCGGCGAGGGCATGGCGAGCGCCCCGAGGAGCGGTGGCGGACCCACCGCGGTGCCCGACCGTGACGCGGGCCAGGACCGTGCCGCGGTCCTCAAGCGCCTGAACGCGGACCCGGCGCTGCGCTTCAGCGAGACCGGCCGCACCCTGCTGCGGCTGCTCAACATCCATACGATCAGCGCGGAGGAATGGGACGAGATCATCGACAAGGCCCCGCCGCACTGCGGCCGGATCGTGGCCTACCTGGCCAACGAGTGCGCGGAGATGTGGGCGGAGGTCGCGGTGCGCGTCCAGCGCAAGGTCGCCGAGACGGCGTAG
- a CDS encoding helix-turn-helix transcriptional regulator, with protein sequence MNLVDREEEFSIMDGMLNACMAGHGGVLLVSGAVASGKTALLRAFGERATAAGALFLQATASEAESDLPLGVMGQLLLGADLPGADAKRAARLVDLMAVAAQIRRAEGVVPAVVMNEVPKLCGIVLEQSRERPVVLSIDDVHHADGHSLECVLYLARRLDASRILVVLGENSGFLAGNTRLHVDLLRLPGCRNIRLGPLERQGVAEMISGFGDEGWGTRQLVSDLHRTGGGNPLLTRALIEDRRAAGGGGCGSAALVPGEAFAQAVATGLYRSDVSTRRTAWALAVVGQDVPLAELVEVLGTSRESVHRSLRALNDAGLLDSGWFRHEAGRAAVLRSMEPAHRARLEARVAQVLHEHGEAATVVVQHLIAAEPIDAAWALGTLFEAAERALADDEVELALTCLRAARDTCTDARQSVAIREALIRAGWRLNPATAARHLPELTADALDGGLGDRQAGELVGHLLWFGQAGPALEILDAVERGGTEPCEHPGAEASHRLDCVRSWMAYEYPGLPGSARTRARHSDAARRVRPPARSPQQRAATLMKAVLEGAGDDVVVRAEQILQSTRLDDGTLTALVVALNSLVLADRLDTAAFWCETLRKEAAERHAPMWQALLAATNARIELRLGSLAAAEEAAHLAITLVPPEGWGVAVASPVATSVLTKTAMGRLEEAAAQLSVPIPETAFHTPDGLLYLRARGHYYLAAGRPYAALDDFHTCGDLMTRWEFDLPALVPWRTDAAEAHLLLGEAARARTLAQEQLALADGGGAGHAWTRGVSLRVLASALHPGRRPVLLGEAIEILRERGHRVELARATDELARAHRELGNGGQARALARKAQQLGRECGVPVPRALPVADTGNALPAEQPWPSGARRKADDLSGAELRVATLAARGHTNRQIADKLFITISTVEQHLTRAYRKLAVQRRADLAAKLSPVPVPVAGPGRREGHREGRRDGRKDGEARDRLRVV encoded by the coding sequence ATGAACTTGGTGGACCGTGAGGAAGAGTTCTCGATCATGGACGGCATGCTCAACGCCTGTATGGCGGGGCATGGCGGAGTGCTATTGGTAAGCGGCGCGGTGGCCAGCGGGAAAACCGCGTTGCTGCGGGCTTTCGGTGAACGCGCAACCGCTGCCGGGGCGTTGTTTCTGCAGGCCACAGCGTCGGAGGCGGAGAGCGACCTGCCTCTTGGCGTGATGGGGCAGTTGCTGCTCGGCGCGGATCTGCCGGGGGCCGACGCCAAGCGGGCGGCTCGCCTTGTGGACCTGATGGCGGTGGCCGCGCAGATTCGGCGGGCCGAGGGGGTGGTGCCGGCCGTCGTGATGAATGAGGTTCCCAAGCTCTGCGGGATTGTCCTTGAACAGTCCAGGGAAAGGCCGGTGGTGCTCAGCATCGACGACGTGCACCATGCCGACGGCCACTCCCTGGAATGCGTCCTGTACCTGGCCCGCAGGCTCGACGCCAGCCGCATTCTGGTGGTCCTGGGAGAGAACAGCGGATTTCTGGCCGGAAATACGCGATTACACGTCGACTTGCTGCGTCTGCCGGGCTGCCGCAATATCAGGCTCGGACCACTGGAGCGGCAGGGAGTGGCCGAAATGATCTCCGGATTCGGGGACGAGGGGTGGGGGACGCGCCAGCTCGTCTCGGACCTTCACCGGACGGGCGGCGGGAACCCGCTCCTCACCCGGGCGTTGATCGAGGACCGCCGTGCGGCGGGAGGCGGCGGATGCGGCTCCGCGGCTCTGGTGCCGGGCGAAGCCTTCGCACAGGCCGTCGCCACGGGCCTGTACCGCAGTGACGTGTCGACGCGGCGCACGGCGTGGGCCCTTGCGGTGGTCGGCCAGGACGTGCCGCTCGCCGAGCTGGTGGAAGTCCTGGGAACCAGCCGGGAGTCGGTCCACCGCAGCCTGCGCGCCCTGAACGACGCGGGACTGCTCGACTCCGGCTGGTTCCGCCACGAAGCGGGCAGGGCCGCGGTCCTGCGGAGCATGGAGCCCGCACATCGCGCCCGCCTCGAGGCCCGCGTCGCCCAAGTGCTGCACGAGCACGGCGAGGCGGCGACCGTGGTGGTGCAGCATCTGATCGCGGCCGAGCCCATCGACGCCGCGTGGGCGCTCGGCACGCTCTTCGAAGCCGCCGAGCGCGCGCTCGCCGACGACGAGGTCGAACTGGCCCTCACCTGCCTGCGCGCCGCCCGCGACACCTGCACCGACGCCCGGCAGTCCGTGGCCATCAGGGAGGCACTGATCAGGGCCGGCTGGCGGCTCAACCCGGCCACCGCGGCCCGGCACCTGCCCGAGCTCACCGCGGACGCGCTCGACGGCGGACTCGGCGACCGGCAGGCCGGTGAACTCGTCGGCCACCTGCTGTGGTTCGGGCAGGCCGGCCCGGCCCTGGAGATACTGGATGCCGTCGAGCGGGGCGGCACCGAGCCCTGCGAGCACCCCGGCGCGGAAGCCTCGCACCGGCTCGACTGCGTGCGCTCCTGGATGGCGTACGAATATCCCGGGCTCCCCGGCTCCGCGCGAACCCGCGCCCGCCACTCCGACGCCGCACGGCGTGTGCGCCCGCCCGCCCGCAGCCCCCAACAGCGCGCGGCCACCCTGATGAAGGCCGTACTGGAGGGGGCGGGCGATGACGTGGTGGTCCGGGCGGAGCAGATCCTGCAGAGCACCCGCCTCGACGACGGCACGCTGACCGCGCTCGTCGTGGCCCTGAACTCCCTTGTCCTGGCCGACCGCCTGGACACCGCGGCCTTCTGGTGCGAGACCCTCCGCAAGGAAGCCGCCGAGCGCCACGCACCCATGTGGCAGGCCCTGCTCGCCGCGACCAACGCACGCATCGAACTCAGGCTCGGCTCTCTCGCCGCGGCGGAGGAGGCGGCGCACCTGGCGATCACGCTCGTCCCGCCCGAGGGCTGGGGTGTGGCCGTCGCATCGCCGGTCGCCACCTCGGTCCTCACCAAGACCGCCATGGGCCGTCTGGAGGAGGCCGCGGCCCAACTGAGCGTCCCCATACCGGAGACGGCGTTCCACACCCCCGACGGGCTGCTCTACCTCCGGGCGCGCGGTCACTACTACCTCGCCGCCGGGCGCCCCTATGCCGCGCTCGACGACTTCCACACGTGCGGCGACCTCATGACCCGCTGGGAGTTCGACCTGCCCGCGCTGGTTCCGTGGCGGACGGACGCGGCCGAGGCCCATCTGCTGCTCGGCGAGGCAGCCCGGGCCAGGACTCTCGCGCAGGAGCAACTGGCCCTGGCCGACGGGGGAGGCGCCGGGCACGCCTGGACGCGTGGCGTCTCGCTGCGGGTCCTCGCGAGCGCTCTCCACCCCGGACGCAGGCCCGTGCTCCTGGGCGAAGCCATCGAGATCCTGCGGGAGCGCGGTCACCGCGTGGAACTGGCCCGCGCGACGGACGAGCTGGCCCGCGCCCACCGCGAGCTGGGCAACGGCGGTCAGGCACGGGCTCTGGCCCGCAAGGCGCAGCAGCTGGGGCGGGAGTGCGGGGTTCCCGTCCCCAGGGCGTTGCCGGTCGCCGACACCGGCAACGCCCTTCCTGCCGAGCAGCCGTGGCCGTCCGGAGCCCGCCGCAAGGCCGACGACCTCAGCGGCGCGGAGCTGCGCGTGGCGACGCTCGCGGCACGCGGCCACACCAACCGGCAGATCGCCGACAAGCTGTTCATCACGATCAGCACCGTCGAGCAGCACCTCACGCGCGCCTACCGCAAGCTCGCCGTCCAGCGCCGGGCGGACCTGGCGGCGAAACTCAGCCCCGTTCCCGTACCCGTCGCGGGCCCCGGCAGGCGGGAGGGGCACCGCGAAGGGCGCCGCGACGGGCGGAAGGACGGCGAGGCCCGCGACCGTCTGCGCGTGGTCTAG
- a CDS encoding DUF779 domain-containing protein, whose product MTDTPCVELTPAAADLLRRLREAHGPLMFHQSGGCCDGSAPMCYPEGEFRTGGSDVRLASLTVEGVAEPVAFWMSKSQYDVWSHTRLIVDVVPGRGSGFSLEAPEGVRFLIRSRLVGT is encoded by the coding sequence ATGACCGATACTCCATGCGTGGAGCTGACCCCTGCCGCCGCCGATCTGCTGCGGCGGCTGCGCGAGGCCCACGGCCCGCTGATGTTCCATCAGTCCGGCGGATGCTGCGACGGCAGCGCGCCCATGTGCTATCCGGAGGGTGAGTTCCGCACCGGCGGCTCCGATGTGCGCCTGGCGTCGCTGACCGTGGAGGGGGTGGCGGAACCGGTCGCCTTCTGGATGTCGAAGAGCCAGTACGACGTGTGGAGCCACACCCGGCTGATCGTGGACGTGGTGCCGGGCCGTGGCAGCGGCTTCTCCCTCGAAGCCCCGGAAGGCGTACGTTTCCTCATCCGTTCCCGGTTGGTCGGTACCTAG
- a CDS encoding response regulator transcription factor, with the protein MRVLVVEDHAELAHSVARVLRREGMAVDVVYDGSDALERTTVVDYDVVVLDRDLPGVHGDQVCVALAAQPMHARVLMLTASGTIAHRVEGFSLGADDYLPKPFAYAELVARIRALARRSQPALPPILVQGDLRLDPAQRIASRAGVRLALTPKEFAVLEYLLAAQGRVVSAEELLERVWDEAADPFTTTVKATINRLRPKLGDPPVIETVPRGGYRI; encoded by the coding sequence ATGAGGGTATTGGTGGTCGAGGACCACGCCGAGCTCGCGCATTCGGTGGCGCGGGTGCTCCGCCGCGAGGGGATGGCGGTCGACGTCGTCTATGACGGCTCGGACGCGCTGGAACGCACGACGGTCGTCGACTACGACGTGGTCGTGCTCGACCGCGACCTCCCCGGCGTCCACGGGGACCAGGTCTGCGTCGCACTGGCCGCCCAGCCGATGCACGCCCGGGTGCTCATGCTCACCGCGTCCGGCACGATCGCCCACCGGGTTGAGGGGTTCAGCCTCGGCGCGGACGACTACCTCCCCAAGCCCTTCGCGTACGCCGAACTCGTCGCCCGCATCCGCGCGCTCGCCCGGCGCTCGCAGCCGGCGCTGCCGCCGATCCTCGTCCAGGGCGACCTGCGGCTCGATCCCGCGCAGCGCATCGCCTCCCGTGCCGGGGTACGGCTCGCGCTGACGCCCAAGGAATTCGCCGTACTCGAGTACCTGCTCGCCGCCCAGGGCCGGGTGGTGTCGGCGGAGGAACTCCTGGAGCGGGTGTGGGACGAGGCGGCCGATCCGTTCACCACGACGGTCAAGGCGACCATCAACCGGCTGCGCCCCAAGCTGGGCGACCCGCCCGTGATCGAGACCGTTCCCCGTGGCGGCTACCGGATTTGA
- the aroF gene encoding 3-deoxy-7-phosphoheptulonate synthase, producing the protein MVVVMAPEATQQDVDAVVELVRAAGGDAFVSRGVTRTIVGLVGDVEAFDALNLSNRSGVLDVVRISVPYKLVSREHHPDRSVIRVGGVPIGPDTLTVIAGPCAVESPEQTLAAAHMAKAAGAALLRGGAFKPRTSPYAYQGLGETGLRILADVRDETGLPVVTEVIDPASVELVAPYADMLQIGTRNMHNFALLQAVGAAGRPVLLKRGFGATIEEWLMAAEYIAQRGNLDIVLCERGIRTFETATRNTLDISAVPVVQRLSHLPVIVDPSHSGGRRDLVAPLTRAALAVGADGVMIDVHPDPSTALCDGNQAVTRAEIGELANIAAVLSPLMGRTLTRPPARAGAGPGTR; encoded by the coding sequence ATGGTCGTCGTGATGGCCCCCGAGGCCACGCAGCAGGACGTGGACGCGGTCGTGGAACTGGTCAGGGCGGCGGGCGGTGACGCGTTCGTCAGCCGCGGCGTGACCCGCACCATCGTCGGCCTCGTGGGGGACGTGGAGGCGTTCGACGCCCTCAATCTGTCCAACCGCAGCGGCGTCCTGGACGTCGTACGGATCTCGGTGCCGTACAAACTGGTCAGCCGGGAGCATCACCCCGACCGGTCGGTGATCAGGGTGGGAGGCGTCCCCATCGGCCCCGACACCCTGACCGTGATCGCGGGACCGTGCGCGGTGGAGAGCCCCGAACAGACCCTGGCCGCCGCGCACATGGCCAAGGCGGCGGGGGCCGCGCTGCTGCGCGGCGGGGCGTTCAAACCCCGCACCTCCCCGTACGCCTACCAGGGGCTCGGCGAGACCGGGCTGCGGATACTCGCCGACGTCAGGGACGAGACGGGGCTCCCGGTGGTCACCGAGGTCATCGACCCGGCCAGCGTCGAACTGGTCGCCCCCTACGCGGACATGCTGCAGATCGGCACCCGCAACATGCACAACTTCGCGCTCCTACAGGCGGTCGGCGCCGCCGGACGGCCCGTTCTGCTCAAGCGCGGCTTCGGCGCCACGATCGAGGAGTGGCTGATGGCAGCGGAGTACATCGCGCAGCGGGGCAACCTCGACATCGTGCTCTGCGAGCGCGGCATCCGTACCTTCGAGACCGCCACCCGCAACACCCTGGACATCAGCGCCGTGCCGGTCGTCCAGCGCCTCTCCCACCTGCCGGTGATCGTGGACCCCTCGCACTCGGGCGGCCGCCGCGACCTCGTCGCCCCCCTCACCCGCGCCGCCCTCGCCGTAGGGGCCGACGGCGTCATGATCGACGTACATCCCGACCCCAGTACGGCACTGTGCGACGGCAATCAGGCCGTGACGCGGGCGGAGATCGGTGAGCTCGCGAACATCGCCGCGGTCCTGTCACCGCTGATGGGCCGCACCCTCACACGGCCGCCGGCACGAGCCGGGGCCGGTCCCGGCACCCGATAG